One Herbaspirillum rubrisubalbicans genomic window carries:
- a CDS encoding DUF4880 domain-containing protein, with the protein MKDPIKAAITWEVLMRSGEASIEDQTRFAEWHAASAANRAAWQSLQQKLTSFRSFGQSAQAQGAGRQALLNAGQSRRRMLRNSFTGVVGLAVVGALGYRGLQACGYDATLRTGTGELREAALNPDIGVTLDAGTIVDATATGWRMESGQMLVNAMHNRKPFDILSARGNLHASAARFSFSSYETHSLVAVVQGSATLTTPDGMVKMITQGDVVSLSEAGIERSSQSLANAVAWTEGLFVASDQAVADVIGVLRRHRQGVIRVTRKAAAKRVSGIFNMRMPDAVLRQLAETVALKVESYGRFLVTVSET; encoded by the coding sequence TTGAAAGATCCAATTAAGGCCGCCATCACCTGGGAAGTGCTGATGCGTTCCGGTGAAGCAAGCATCGAAGATCAGACCCGCTTTGCCGAATGGCACGCTGCCAGCGCGGCCAACCGGGCGGCGTGGCAGTCACTGCAGCAGAAGCTGACGTCGTTCCGTTCGTTCGGACAGAGCGCGCAGGCGCAGGGTGCCGGGCGCCAGGCGCTGCTCAATGCCGGCCAATCAAGGCGACGCATGCTGCGCAACAGTTTCACTGGCGTGGTCGGACTGGCCGTTGTGGGTGCGCTCGGTTATCGCGGCCTGCAAGCTTGCGGTTACGACGCCACCTTACGCACCGGCACCGGCGAGCTGCGCGAAGCCGCGCTGAATCCGGATATCGGGGTCACCCTGGATGCCGGCACCATCGTCGATGCGACCGCTACCGGCTGGCGCATGGAGTCGGGCCAGATGCTGGTCAATGCGATGCACAACCGCAAACCGTTCGACATCCTTTCCGCACGCGGCAATCTGCACGCCAGCGCTGCGCGTTTCAGCTTCTCCTCTTATGAAACGCACTCTCTGGTCGCCGTGGTACAAGGCAGCGCCACGCTGACAACCCCGGATGGCATGGTCAAGATGATCACCCAGGGCGACGTGGTCAGCCTGAGCGAAGCTGGCATCGAACGCAGCAGCCAGTCACTCGCGAATGCCGTTGCATGGACTGAGGGTCTGTTTGTGGCATCGGATCAAGCCGTGGCCGACGTGATCGGCGTATTGCGTCGGCACCGCCAGGGAGTGATACGCGTCACCCGCAAGGCGGCTGCCAAGCGTGTCAGCGGCATCTTCAACATGCGTATGCCCGATGCAGTCTTGCGCCAGCTGGCGGAAACCGTTGCGCTGAAGGTGGAGAGCTATGGCCGCTTTCTGGTGACGGTTAGTGAGACATAG
- a CDS encoding MFS transporter: protein MKSQTDQHVRLSGRALAVLSVAAGSAIANNYAMQPALSLIAADFGVPVAPMTALASAAIIGYLLGLVLLVPLTDKLSPRVLIPGQLFALACALLLAAWAASPEVLIGCFVLIGATTTVAAQSSAVVGKYAHAQHRALSMATISAGISAGILLSRFVGGVLAQWWGWRGALLAFAAFAAVSALCVLPLLPTQGPDAQSGYFSNLRSMPILMKTSRELRLRIYAGMLWFFAFNLIWVGLVVRLAAPPFNLDAAHIGLYSLAGLMGLLMTRVAGRLADRFGHRRVVVSGLISAFFAAIGLALVLGHPAAIAVALAVFDAGCFTAQVANQAGVVAIEPSRAGVLNSAYLFFYYVAGTIGAALAGVIVGSAGWEVLALLAAVATASAAIISLLSPPGATTAGGRQA, encoded by the coding sequence GTGAAGTCGCAGACTGATCAGCACGTCCGGCTCTCGGGCCGCGCACTGGCGGTGCTGTCGGTGGCCGCCGGCAGCGCCATTGCCAACAACTACGCCATGCAACCGGCGCTGTCGCTCATCGCTGCGGACTTTGGCGTTCCGGTGGCACCGATGACGGCCTTGGCATCCGCGGCCATCATCGGCTATCTGCTCGGCCTGGTGCTGCTGGTTCCGCTGACGGACAAGTTGAGCCCGCGCGTGCTGATTCCGGGACAGTTGTTCGCGCTTGCATGTGCGTTGCTGCTTGCCGCTTGGGCCGCAAGTCCAGAGGTACTGATTGGTTGCTTTGTTCTGATCGGCGCGACAACGACGGTGGCTGCGCAAAGCAGTGCCGTGGTCGGCAAGTACGCCCACGCTCAGCACCGAGCCCTTAGCATGGCGACGATTTCGGCGGGCATATCGGCAGGAATATTGTTGAGTCGATTCGTCGGTGGCGTACTGGCACAGTGGTGGGGCTGGCGAGGCGCGCTGTTGGCCTTTGCCGCCTTCGCCGCTGTGTCAGCCCTTTGCGTGCTTCCGTTATTGCCGACGCAAGGTCCAGATGCGCAAAGCGGATACTTTTCGAACTTGCGCAGTATGCCGATACTGATGAAGACATCGAGGGAACTGCGCTTGCGCATCTACGCAGGGATGCTGTGGTTCTTCGCTTTCAATCTGATCTGGGTCGGCCTGGTCGTGCGCCTGGCGGCGCCTCCCTTTAACCTGGATGCGGCGCACATTGGACTCTATAGCCTTGCCGGACTGATGGGCCTGCTCATGACGCGCGTGGCCGGGCGTCTGGCAGACCGCTTTGGTCATCGGCGGGTGGTTGTCAGTGGTCTGATTTCTGCCTTTTTTGCCGCGATTGGATTGGCGCTGGTACTTGGGCATCCTGCCGCCATCGCAGTCGCGCTGGCGGTGTTCGACGCCGGCTGTTTCACCGCACAGGTCGCCAACCAGGCAGGTGTAGTCGCGATCGAGCCGTCGCGCGCAGGGGTGTTGAATTCGGCTTACCTGTTTTTCTATTACGTTGCTGGCACCATTGGCGCTGCCCTGGCGGGCGTCATCGTCGGCAGTGCCGGCTGGGAGGTGCTTGCCTTATTGGCTGCGGTTGCCACAGCCAGCGCGGCGATCATCAGCTTGTTGTCCCCGCCCGGGGCTACAACAGCGGGCGGCCGGCAAGCTTGA
- a CDS encoding PLP-dependent aminotransferase family protein, with amino-acid sequence MTTNTIILTSFTHCIPTASTPMPSSAYASSSRKFAIDRAALGDMGDKHSARLLVDRIFTAVLEGVRTRRLAHGDKLPSLRVVAESAQVSRDTVARAYEKLVAHGHVYTRPGAGFFIRVDNQVANAQTPAVPAPLLTNWRQRLLDPRTLLHRGLGSGDLPPDWLNVPQLAATLRAVSRSNINWAAGYGDAQGYLPLRQQLQRKLADIGIDVTPRQVLTTLGATDAINLIVMSYLRQPGMTVLVDDPGSFLLMDRLLASGMHIIGVTRDADGPDITALQNACEQHGPAFYFCQSLLHSPGYTGLSPQRAFQILRLAERFNFTIVEDDTYGDLAPVHRPPHATRLASLDQLQHVLYVGSFSKTLGAGMRVGFIAGNPQQIEWLLLYKLVSRASNGSLAERMIYRLLSEGGYRRHCEQLRARLDQARPRLMAALEALGIVLQHRPDAGLYLWGRLPGDLNAMEVAERMLANGYLTAPGPVFSSGEAARSHMRFNVASSDDDALRALSSVLERSASG; translated from the coding sequence TTGACGACCAATACCATTATCTTGACAAGCTTCACTCATTGCATCCCCACCGCATCGACTCCCATGCCTTCCTCAGCCTACGCTAGTTCGTCGCGCAAATTCGCCATCGATAGGGCCGCGCTCGGCGACATGGGGGACAAGCACTCTGCCAGGCTGCTGGTTGATCGCATATTCACCGCGGTACTGGAAGGCGTGCGTACGCGCCGGCTGGCGCATGGCGACAAACTCCCATCACTGCGTGTGGTGGCCGAATCGGCCCAGGTAAGCCGCGACACGGTGGCACGCGCGTATGAAAAACTGGTGGCGCACGGGCACGTCTACACCCGACCGGGCGCGGGCTTCTTCATCAGGGTTGACAACCAGGTTGCCAATGCGCAGACGCCGGCGGTGCCAGCACCATTATTGACCAACTGGCGCCAGCGCCTGCTTGATCCACGTACCCTGCTGCACCGCGGCCTTGGCAGCGGCGACTTGCCTCCTGACTGGCTCAATGTGCCGCAATTGGCAGCCACATTGCGTGCCGTGTCACGCAGCAACATCAACTGGGCAGCCGGGTATGGTGATGCGCAAGGCTATCTACCGTTGCGCCAGCAATTGCAACGCAAGCTGGCGGACATCGGTATTGATGTCACGCCGCGTCAGGTGCTGACCACATTGGGTGCGACCGACGCCATCAATCTGATTGTCATGAGCTATCTGCGCCAGCCCGGGATGACGGTGCTGGTCGACGATCCAGGTTCATTCCTGCTGATGGATCGCCTGCTGGCATCGGGAATGCACATTATCGGCGTTACGCGCGACGCTGACGGCCCTGATATCACCGCCCTGCAGAACGCCTGCGAACAACATGGTCCAGCGTTCTACTTTTGCCAGTCTCTGTTGCACAGTCCGGGTTACACCGGACTTTCTCCGCAGCGGGCGTTTCAGATCCTGCGCCTAGCCGAACGATTCAACTTCACCATCGTCGAGGACGATACCTACGGCGACCTTGCACCAGTGCATCGCCCCCCCCACGCCACGCGGCTAGCCAGCCTGGATCAGCTCCAGCATGTACTGTATGTGGGCAGCTTCTCCAAAACGCTCGGCGCGGGTATGCGCGTCGGTTTCATCGCCGGCAACCCGCAACAGATCGAATGGCTGCTGCTGTATAAACTGGTGAGCCGGGCCTCGAATGGCAGCTTGGCCGAACGTATGATCTACCGGCTGTTGTCCGAAGGCGGCTATCGCCGCCATTGTGAGCAGTTGCGCGCTAGGCTCGACCAGGCGCGCCCCAGGCTGATGGCAGCACTTGAGGCGCTCGGCATCGTACTGCAACATCGACCCGACGCCGGCCTATATCTCTGGGGCAGACTCCCTGGCGACCTCAACGCCATGGAGGTAGCCGAGCGCATGCTGGCGAACGGCTACCTTACCGCACCCGGGCCGGTGTTTTCGTCAGGCGAGGCGGCACGTTCGCACATGCGTTTCAACGTCGCCTCGAGCGACGATGACGCATTGCGGGCGCTGTCAAGCGTGCTTGAGCGCAGCGCATCCGGCTGA
- a CDS encoding aminotransferase class III-fold pyridoxal phosphate-dependent enzyme, which produces MEDIEGRVFIDCLAGAGTLALGHNHPAVIEAIVPLLHEGAALHTLDLTTPVKDRFMQDLLEILPPEFARQARIQFCGPTGADAIEAALKLVKSATGGGTVLAFQGAYHGMTQGGAAAGQRRPRT; this is translated from the coding sequence GTGGAGGACATCGAAGGACGCGTTTTCATCGATTGCCTGGCCGGTGCCGGCACGCTGGCGCTGGGCCACAACCATCCGGCGGTGATCGAAGCCATCGTCCCATTGCTGCATGAAGGCGCGGCGCTGCATACCCTGGATCTGACCACACCGGTGAAGGACCGCTTCATGCAAGACCTGCTGGAGATCCTGCCGCCCGAGTTCGCCCGCCAGGCCCGCATCCAGTTCTGCGGCCCGACCGGCGCCGATGCCATCGAGGCCGCGCTCAAGCTGGTCAAGAGCGCCACCGGTGGCGGCACGGTACTGGCGTTTCAGGGCGCCTATCACGGCATGACACAGGGGGGCGCTGCAGCAGGTCAGCGGCGGCCCAGAACATGA
- a CDS encoding TrmB family transcriptional regulator — translation MTTENELIAAMTRLGFTQYEAQAYTALVGQAALTGAEVGRRASMPPSKVYETLTRLETRGAVLVNRSEPVRYSAVPHTALLAELRSRFNADIESAAAALDRLPVQQEPGLVWSLSGTKAIVQAFAHSISSAQKSLFAGIWDEELDELGPLLEAASARGVDTHVAIYGKGTLTGPQTYDMAECGASARLRLAGRRLAVLVADDESAVVAEFGDSSPDQATLTTNPVIALLAVEYIKADVSGRLMIDAMSAASYKKLLATPAMRAMLEPVAPAKL, via the coding sequence ATGACGACAGAAAACGAATTGATCGCCGCGATGACGCGACTGGGATTCACCCAGTACGAAGCGCAGGCATACACCGCCCTGGTGGGGCAGGCCGCCTTGACCGGCGCTGAAGTCGGTCGTCGAGCCTCGATGCCACCCTCCAAGGTGTATGAAACACTGACCCGTCTGGAAACGCGCGGGGCGGTCCTCGTGAACCGCTCCGAGCCTGTGCGGTATAGCGCTGTGCCGCATACTGCGCTGTTGGCAGAGCTGCGCTCACGTTTCAATGCTGATATTGAATCAGCCGCTGCCGCCCTGGATCGCCTGCCGGTACAACAGGAGCCCGGATTGGTCTGGTCGCTTAGCGGCACCAAGGCAATCGTCCAGGCCTTTGCGCATTCGATATCGAGTGCGCAAAAAAGCCTGTTCGCCGGTATTTGGGATGAAGAACTTGATGAGTTGGGGCCACTGCTTGAAGCGGCCAGTGCCAGAGGGGTGGACACCCATGTGGCCATCTATGGCAAGGGGACGTTGACCGGCCCGCAGACCTACGACATGGCCGAATGCGGCGCCAGCGCGAGACTGCGCCTGGCCGGGCGGCGCCTGGCGGTGCTGGTGGCAGATGATGAGTCTGCCGTGGTGGCCGAGTTCGGCGATAGCAGCCCCGACCAGGCCACCTTGACCACCAATCCAGTCATTGCGCTACTGGCCGTCGAGTACATCAAGGCCGATGTCAGTGGTCGTCTGATGATCGATGCGATGTCTGCTGCCAGCTATAAGAAGTTGCTGGCAACGCCGGCCATGCGCGCCATGCTTGAGCCGGTTGCGCCGGCCAAGCTTTAA
- the trxA gene encoding thioredoxin: MSSNIITVTDASFEVDVLQSSQAVLVDFWAPWCMPCKMLAPLLADLAEEFRDTLRIAKINADENKLHMEKYSVRGLPSILLFVDGIERARLVGMQSKTRLVTFIEDQLEL; this comes from the coding sequence ATGTCCAGCAACATCATTACCGTGACCGACGCCTCGTTTGAGGTCGATGTCCTGCAATCCTCGCAAGCCGTCTTGGTGGACTTCTGGGCGCCCTGGTGCATGCCCTGCAAGATGCTGGCGCCGCTGCTGGCCGATCTGGCCGAAGAGTTCCGCGACACGCTGCGTATTGCCAAGATCAATGCCGACGAAAACAAGCTGCATATGGAGAAATACAGCGTGCGCGGCCTGCCGTCGATACTGCTGTTCGTCGATGGCATAGAGCGCGCGCGCCTGGTTGGCATGCAGAGCAAGACACGCCTGGTGACCTTTATCGAAGACCAGTTGGAGCTTTGA
- a CDS encoding sigma-70 family RNA polymerase sigma factor, protein MKYHHKDGLSGGAVSAEPVLGPLHSYADQPFRHDFLVTEFTNSYSWLKQYLRRQVKSLADAEDVASAAFLEMAGIPDVSIIREPRALLTTISQRLVFDLWRRRDLEAAYLAALATTEEANTPSPEVVLEVVQTLVNIDRLLYGLSKNARQAFLYSQLDGLTYREIAELLGVSVSMVRKYIAQALAKCYESN, encoded by the coding sequence ATGAAATATCATCACAAAGATGGCTTGTCGGGCGGGGCCGTGTCCGCGGAACCAGTGCTTGGCCCGCTTCACTCGTATGCGGATCAGCCATTCCGGCATGATTTTCTGGTCACGGAATTCACCAACAGCTATAGCTGGTTGAAGCAGTATCTGCGGCGACAGGTGAAGTCTCTGGCCGACGCTGAGGATGTCGCCTCGGCGGCGTTCCTCGAGATGGCCGGCATTCCCGATGTCTCGATCATCCGTGAACCACGTGCGCTGCTGACCACGATCTCGCAGCGCCTGGTATTCGATCTATGGCGCCGACGCGATCTGGAAGCTGCTTACCTGGCCGCATTGGCCACCACGGAAGAAGCCAATACCCCATCCCCGGAAGTCGTCCTCGAAGTCGTGCAGACCTTGGTCAATATTGACCGGCTGCTGTACGGATTGTCGAAGAACGCACGGCAAGCGTTCTTGTACAGCCAACTGGACGGACTGACGTACCGCGAAATCGCTGAACTGCTTGGCGTGTCCGTGAGCATGGTGCGCAAGTACATCGCCCAGGCGCTGGCAAAGTGCTATGAAAGTAACTGA
- a CDS encoding Lrp/AsnC family transcriptional regulator, whose amino-acid sequence MDRTDRRILEILQEDSTRAVAEIAECVNLSTTPCWRRIQKLEAEGVIKRRVVLLDAEKLNVSVTVLVEIKTRQHSASWLKKFRDVVTCIPEVVEVYRMSGHIDYMLKVMVPNIGAYDSVYKRLISAVELDDVSSSFSMETLKSTTALPLMYAD is encoded by the coding sequence ATTGACAGAACAGACCGTCGGATCCTGGAGATCCTGCAAGAAGACAGCACGCGCGCTGTGGCCGAAATCGCCGAGTGCGTCAACTTGTCGACCACCCCATGCTGGCGTCGCATCCAGAAGCTAGAGGCGGAAGGGGTCATCAAGCGCCGCGTGGTGCTGCTGGACGCCGAAAAACTCAATGTCTCGGTGACGGTTCTGGTGGAGATCAAGACGCGCCAGCATAGCGCCTCCTGGCTGAAGAAGTTTCGCGATGTCGTCACCTGCATTCCCGAGGTGGTGGAGGTGTATCGCATGAGTGGACACATCGACTACATGCTCAAGGTGATGGTGCCCAATATTGGCGCATATGACAGCGTCTACAAGCGCTTAATTAGTGCGGTGGAACTGGATGATGTGAGTTCGAGTTTTTCGATGGAAACACTGAAGTCCACCACCGCTTTGCCGCTGATGTACGCGGATTAG
- a CDS encoding methyltransferase domain-containing protein: protein MPDSQDTQQPQVQWDAAQYLRFGGERLRPALDLMLHLPTQTAARILDLGCGAGNLSAILQQRWPEAEVLGVDGSEDMLAKARVSVPQVRFVAADLNHWVPEHKLDLIYTNATLQWLPDHAQLFPRLLSFLNPGGCLAVQMPVMHDAPLRLAQVELARSPAYAGVLGEVSERRNVLDMGSYYDLLRPQVATLDIWQTTYLHILQGADPVLQWASGSSLRPYLEKMEGEQLQAFRADYARRMQRAYPPRADGSTLLPFQRMFIMLTLPS from the coding sequence ATGCCAGATTCTCAAGACACACAACAACCCCAGGTTCAATGGGATGCCGCCCAGTATTTGCGTTTCGGCGGCGAACGCCTGCGCCCCGCGCTGGACTTGATGTTGCATCTGCCAACTCAGACAGCCGCGCGCATCCTCGACCTTGGTTGCGGTGCCGGCAACCTGAGCGCCATACTGCAGCAGCGCTGGCCAGAGGCCGAGGTGCTCGGTGTGGATGGTTCCGAGGACATGTTGGCCAAGGCGCGCGTGAGCGTGCCCCAGGTCCGCTTCGTCGCAGCCGATTTGAATCACTGGGTCCCGGAGCACAAGCTGGACCTGATCTACACCAATGCGACCTTGCAGTGGCTGCCCGATCACGCGCAACTGTTTCCGCGGCTACTCTCCTTCCTCAATCCTGGTGGTTGCCTGGCAGTACAGATGCCGGTGATGCACGACGCGCCGTTGCGGCTGGCACAGGTGGAGCTGGCACGCTCACCCGCGTATGCCGGTGTGTTGGGCGAAGTGTCGGAGCGGCGCAATGTACTGGATATGGGCAGCTATTACGACCTGCTGCGGCCACAGGTGGCCACACTGGACATTTGGCAGACGACCTACCTGCATATCCTCCAGGGAGCGGACCCGGTACTGCAATGGGCCAGCGGCAGCAGCCTGCGCCCCTATTTGGAAAAAATGGAGGGCGAGCAACTGCAGGCGTTCCGGGCTGATTATGCGCGGCGTATGCAACGGGCTTACCCACCACGCGCTGATGGCAGCACCTTGCTACCGTTCCAGCGCATGTTCATCATGCTGACCTTGCCGAGCTGA
- a CDS encoding RidA family protein — protein sequence MRQLISTGSPWEPKVGYSRAVIVNDTIYISGTAGKGPDVYTQTRDALATVEKVLTDHGFQLSDVVQSRLVVSDFAHWEDAARAHGEVYGSIRPAFSLVHALPFVDDAILAEVEAIAVRVDK from the coding sequence ATGCGTCAACTCATCAGCACAGGTTCTCCCTGGGAGCCCAAAGTCGGGTACTCACGGGCGGTGATCGTGAACGATACGATCTATATTTCAGGAACGGCCGGGAAAGGCCCGGACGTCTACACGCAGACCAGAGATGCGCTCGCCACGGTCGAGAAGGTACTCACCGACCATGGTTTCCAGTTGTCTGATGTGGTGCAGAGTCGCCTGGTCGTCTCCGACTTCGCGCACTGGGAAGACGCGGCGCGGGCGCATGGCGAGGTCTACGGCAGTATCCGGCCTGCTTTTTCACTGGTCCATGCCTTGCCCTTCGTCGATGACGCGATCCTGGCAGAGGTGGAGGCCATTGCTGTCAGAGTCGACAAGTGA
- a CDS encoding LysR family transcriptional regulator: MKIDILGVQAFVAIADQGSFQGAAGALHVTQTAVTLRLRKLEDFLGVTLIERTTRSIALTAIGQDFLPQARRLLAELAEALVEIRETGIARRGDVSIACVPTVGVQYLPRIMQAYSARYPHNRIKILDHASSAVAEAVLRREVEFGINIAREHHPELVSMALTEDRYVLICHKDHPLARRRRIAWMQLQSYPLIFAGEVSGNRALLDPALKANGFVLRSFYEVQRSSTAVGLVAQGVGVAVVPKLAVQEGAYPNVRMIELVDPVVSRTLVLITRKAAHLSPAAQALYDMIREQESNS, translated from the coding sequence ATGAAAATAGACATCCTCGGTGTGCAGGCGTTTGTCGCGATTGCCGATCAAGGCAGCTTTCAGGGGGCTGCCGGTGCATTGCATGTGACACAAACGGCAGTGACGTTGCGTTTGCGCAAGTTGGAGGATTTTCTGGGCGTAACGTTGATAGAGCGCACTACACGTTCCATCGCGCTCACGGCGATCGGACAAGACTTCCTTCCTCAGGCGCGGCGACTCCTTGCCGAACTGGCCGAGGCTCTCGTGGAGATTCGAGAGACGGGTATTGCTCGACGTGGAGACGTCTCGATTGCCTGCGTACCCACCGTAGGTGTGCAGTACCTGCCGCGTATCATGCAAGCGTATTCTGCGCGTTATCCGCACAACCGCATCAAGATCCTTGATCACGCCTCATCGGCTGTAGCGGAGGCTGTGCTACGTCGAGAGGTGGAATTCGGCATCAATATTGCGCGAGAACATCATCCCGAGCTCGTCAGCATGGCGCTGACCGAAGACAGGTATGTACTGATTTGCCATAAAGATCATCCGCTGGCCAGACGGCGCCGCATCGCCTGGATGCAACTGCAGTCCTATCCACTGATCTTTGCGGGCGAGGTGAGCGGCAATCGGGCCTTGCTTGATCCGGCACTGAAAGCCAATGGCTTCGTCTTGCGTTCCTTCTACGAAGTGCAGCGTAGTTCGACAGCTGTGGGATTGGTTGCCCAAGGTGTGGGGGTGGCTGTCGTACCGAAGCTGGCCGTGCAGGAAGGTGCCTATCCCAATGTGCGAATGATAGAACTGGTCGACCCTGTCGTTTCCCGCACTCTTGTTCTGATCACGCGCAAGGCTGCCCATCTGTCGCCGGCAGCTCAGGCGCTCTACGACATGATCCGGGAACAAGAAAGTAATAGCTGA